Proteins encoded together in one Musa acuminata AAA Group cultivar baxijiao chromosome BXJ3-6, Cavendish_Baxijiao_AAA, whole genome shotgun sequence window:
- the LOC135641627 gene encoding cryptochrome-1-like, which produces MPGGRGGSSSNNSSSNQTSVVWFRRDLRVEDNPALAAGVRAGAVVALYIWAPEEEGSFYPGRVSRWWLSQSLHHLDSSLRSLGTPLITKRSLDTASTLLEVVRSTAATSLFFNHLYDPLSLVRDHGLKELLTAQGIRVCSFNADLLYEPWEVNDENGQPFTTFAPFWNRCLSMPYDPAAPLLPPKRVVPGDVSGCPSDILVFEDESEKGSNALLARAWSPGWRNADKSLTSFINGPLIEYSVNRRKADSASTSLLSPHLHFGELSVRKVFHLVRMKQLVWTNEGNKAAEESCDLFLKSIGLREYSRYLSFNHPYSHEKPLLAHLRFFPWVIDEDYFKAWRQGRTGYPLVDAGMRELWATGWLHDRIRVVVASFFVKVLQLPWRWGMKYFWDTLLDADLESDALGWQYISGSLPDGRELDRIDNPQFEGYKFDPHGEYVRRWLPELARLPTQWIHHPWDAPESVLQAAGVELGSNYPLPIVEIAAAVARLQEALAEMWQLEAASRAALENGTEEGLGDSSELPVIDFPREVHMEVEQEQLRINNSPASGRRHQDQMVPSMTSSLVRVEEEEVSTSSGNADADSRAEVPSHTTYGLLPQREPTAQAGMHTVRDNVTQHFNPTRLEMPEHSIGPSSGSWRERDSGVVPVWSPPTTSSCSGLLATEDGGHPHSRQLMNWGQLSQTRTRSWEVENTLQPNAIG; this is translated from the exons ATGCCTGGTGgccgcggcggcagcagcagcaacaacagcagcagcaaccaAACTAGCGTAGTATGGTTCAGAAGGGACTTGAGGGTGGAGGACAACCCAGCCCTGGCTGCTGGGGTGAGGGCAGGGGCGGTGGTGGCCCTGTACATATGGGCTCCTGAGGAGGAGGGGTCTTTCTACCCTGGGAGGGTGTCCAGGTGGTGGCTCAGCCAGAGCCTCCACCACCTTGACTCCTCCCTCAGGAGCCTGGGCACCCCCCTCATCACCAAGAGGTCACTGGATACGGCTTCCACCCTCCTTGAGGTCGTTCGCTCCACTGCTGCCACCAGCCTCTTCTTCAACCACCTCTACG ATCCTCTCTCTCTTGTTAGGGATCATGGGCTGAAGGAACTTCTGACTGCTCAAGGCATAAGAGTTTGCTCATTCAATGCGGATTTGCTCTATGAACCATGGGAAGTCAATGATGAAAATGGTCAACCATTTACAACGTTTGCTCCTTTCTGGAATAGATGCCTCAGCATGCCTTATGATCCAGCTGCACCTTTGTTGCCCCCGAAAAGAGTAGTACCAG GCGATGTATCAGGATGCCCTTCAGATATTCTGGTCTTTGAGGATGAGTCTGAGAAGGGAAGCAATGCCCTTCTTGCTCGAGCGTGGTCACCAGGATGGCGTAATGCTGACAAGTCTCTGACTTCCTTCATTAATGGACCTTTGATTGAGTACTCTGTGAATCGAAGGAAAGCAGATAGTGCATCTACATCACTACTTTCACCTCATTTGCATTTTGGGGAGCTAAGTGTCCGCAAAGTCTTCCATCTTGTTCGTATGAAGCAGCTTGTGTGGACCAATGAGGGGAATAAAGCAGCCGAAGAGAGCTGTGATTTGTTCCTTAAATCTATTGGTCTTCGGGAGTACTCTAGATACTTGAGTTTCAACCACCCTTACAGTCATGAGAAACCTCTCTTGGCCCACCTTAGGTTCTTTCCTTGGGTGATCGATGAAGATTATTTCAAAGCTTGGAGACAAGGTAGAACGGGTTATCCTCTCGTAGATGCTGGCATGAGAGAGCTTTGGGCCACTGGCTGGCTGCATGATCGAATACGTGTGGTTGTGGCCAGCTTCTTTGTGAAGGTCTTGCAACTTCCTTGGAGGTGGGGAATGAAGTACTTTTGGGACACTTTATTAGATGCCGATCTTGAAAGTGATGCCCTGGGTTGGCAGTACATATCCGGGTCTCTTCCTGATGGCCGTGAGCTGGATCGCATTGATAACCCTCAG TTCGAGGGCTACAAGTTTGATCCGCATGGAGAATATGTACGACGTTGGCTTCCTGAGCTTGCAAGGTTACCAACTCAATGGATACACCATCCATGGGATGCACCTGAATCTGTACTACAAGCTGCAGGGGTTGAACTTGGTTCCAACTACCCTCTCCCTATTGTAGAAATTGCTGCAGCTGTAGCCAGACTTCAAGAAGCTCTTGCTGAGATGTGGCAACTAGAGGCTGCATCAAGAGCTGCACTAGAGAATGGAACAGAGGAAGGCCTTGGTGACTCATCAGAACTACCCGTAATAGATTTTCCTCGGGAGGTACATATGGAAGTGGAGCAGGAACAATTAAGGATCAACAATTCCCCAGCTTCAGGCAGGAGACATCAAGATCAGATGGTTCCGAGCATGACCTCTTCACTGGTTAGAGTTGAAGAGGAGGAAGTTTCTACTAGTTCAGGAAATGCTGATGCTGATAGCAGAGCAGAAGTACCGTCACACACAACTTACGGTCTGCTGCCTCAAAGAGAACCCACTGCTCAGGCTGGCATGCATACCGTCAGAGATAATGTAACTCAACATTTCAACCCAACCAGGTTGGAGATGCCTGAACATTCCATAGGGCCATCATCTGGTAGTTGGAGGGAAAGAGACAGTGGCGTCGTTCCTGTTTGGTCCCCTCCAACAACTTCTAGCTGCTCAGGGCTTTTAGCAACCGAGGATGGTGGGCATCCACATTCCCGCCAATTGATGAATTGGGGGCAGCTTTCACAGACAAG